The Siniperca chuatsi isolate FFG_IHB_CAS linkage group LG7, ASM2008510v1, whole genome shotgun sequence genome includes a window with the following:
- the npat gene encoding protein NPAT isoform X2, with protein MMTSLWKKLDFTLNQIKSLQNSPALSASQRTRSRIGVANMARQRVLTMASAGGVVCSSVSETSSILSPAHTSHSMLSHSTPMSYTAPHTRPTIGGGPHQQTHDVSRLLTTPRDSPIQIIVSEHRLNPGPLSPGRRKWDTPRKRGGAPSGSSGPGRCAMMASGLNAEPQPEEAVDENFPQLVIQNARDKILGDRSLQEKLAENINKILASDPLPQTSKASTSTMEADPSIDEILGLQGEIHMSDDAIHDILEQTESDPAFQALYDLFDYNKTRFTDGEQGDGDISSSPEESDTAGPSSAVRPLQSDDPGTTHTDANTSDTTPMTVKMRAGQERKTRKSTAPTLLKKTVLGPSGRASRIENSSARLLVSHGEHRGVSSAAVDSNRKEKASLSVFVTPIDIDEPLNTPPPPSDSMATQEHATKDSTSTTTALSESTTVPSSTAVFAASEATSTSNVDKKQGCKQAQGSKEQPATAPSSASNPSAFLSPLQVELNNTPLPTADLPHMSISNSGGDTQPVFTLSVTSESASSTSASTAAPLTATPGSPTSASTSATLTATPASSTPASPASFSTCVPVDAIPDPPSTNHTAPGKAAPDSNIVSLKIIISDNQDDTSSSDTALNQAVSSISGNKIPTIYLSSPAKSFGGPGTPKANLDEVAQAVSGLQSSEAHASPLSSKAGAVVASPLIGTSQAQQNYIIQLPLDTTNPALQGATASYFLVTEPPTTDAQTRQVLLSAGVSKGQPLLTNQYGVTTPTRPQSYSSGPALILPSPVKPMMLPVSVMGQNTLGNVQMVSNQLVAIPNPVPVQQSETFKSKSPTVAIKRSTTAGTEQHLVGKLVQPVSAENTSQQDAAKVPRHRRILCFDSSAEVKPQTAKTIRTTKPLATDTSTSQSVQQTEKDNTQLITQTKPTILGGNKPKRRVQPVRCSAGPQTGGVLVREAEKSMPPQQHQKDPITKDSRKQDHSIHNQESQSASTSSVNASQPETLKKSESGRRSQSVDRKQNHDKDGDGAKAKDSHSSRSLSPDSALKSGTRKEKEESSRKEVAEKAPAKSREGRTEKRTPSQEVPNVTANKENEMKGSMQEQQQQSTPSSSATRDFSPPAVTQPTSNPHSKATKAPSKTSSLAKQAAEMLQDIQGLSSPSTPVKRPGAGSSDLSLPWTPGTGRNQEESADCPRTPSRQKKGKDGEGTPKHLMPPTTPDVPSCSPASEAGSENSINMAAHTLMILSRAAIARTGTPLKDSLRQEGVGEKSPTSSKNSKKRKQSSPTTSPPAKKDRERKKLVDCFPHDLDVDKFLSSLHYDE; from the exons GCACACCCGACCAACTATTGGCGGTGGCCCACACCAGCAGACCCATGATGTCAGCCGATTACTAACTACACCCA GGGATTCCCCTATACAGATAATTGTTTCAGAACATCGGCTAAATCCAGGCCCACTGTCTCCTGGACGTCGGAAATG GGACACGCCCAGGAAGAGAGGTGGTGCTCCGAGTGGATCCAGTGGCCCTGGCAGATGTGCCATGATGGCCAGTGGCCTCAATGCAGAACCCCAACCTGAAGAGGCCGTCGATGAGAACTTTCCT CAACTTGTGATACAAAATGCACGTGACAAGATATTGGGGGACAGATCATTACAAGAGAAGCTTGctgaaaacatcaacaaaatcCTCGCCAG TGATCCATTGCCCCAAACATCAAAGGCCTCTACAAGTACAATGGAGGCAGACCCATCAATAGATGAAATCCTGGGATTACAG GGGGAAATCCATATGAGTGACGATGCCATCCATGACATTTTGGAGCAAACAGAGTCTGACCCAGCTTTTCAGGCCCTCTATGACCTCTTTGATTACA ATAAAACCAGATTCACTGATGGAGAACAAGGGGATGGAGATATTAGTAGTAGTCCAGAAGAGAGTGACACTGCTGGACCTTCATCTGCAGTCAGACCCCTTCAGAGTGATGATCCAG gcactacacacacagatgctaaTACTTCGGATACAACACCAATGACAGTGAAGATGAGAGCTGGACAAGAGCGAAAGACCAGAAAGTCTACTGCTCCCACCTTGTTAAAGAAAACGGTTCTCGGCCCCAGCGGCAGAGCATCCAGAATTGAAAATAGTTCAGCCAGATTATTAGTGAGTCATGGGGAGCACCGAGGTGTCTCATCTGCTGCAGTGGACTcgaacagaaaagaaaaagcctCACTCAGTGTTTTTGTGACACCAATAGATATTGATGAACCGCTGAATACACCTCCCCCTCCTTCAGACAGTATGGCCACTCAGGAGCATGCCACAAAGGACAGCACCTCCACCACAACTGCCCTTAGTGAATCAACCACAGTTCCCTCATCAACTGCTGTATTTGCTGCGTCAGAAGCAACATCGACCTCTAATGTGGACAAAAAACAGGGGTGTAAACAAGCACAAGGATCTAAAGAGCAACCTGCTACAGCCCCCTCTTCAGCCAGTAATCCATCTGCTTTTTTGTCCCCTTTACAAGTTGAACTGAACAACACTCCACTGCCGACTGCTGACCTACCTCATATGTCAATTTCAAACTCTGGAGGAGACACTCAACCAGTGTTTACTCTCTCAGTAACATCTGAATCTGCCTCTTCCACATCTGCTTCCACTGCTGCACCATTGACAGCAACACCTGGCTCACCCACATCTGCTTCTACCTCTGCAACGCTTACAGCTACACCTGCCTCATCCACACCCGCCTCACCCGCTTCCTTCTCCACTTGTGTCCCAGTTGATGCAATACCTGATCCTCCATCCACCAACCACACCGCCCCAGGCAAGGCTGCACCTGATTCCAATATAGTTTCTTTGAAGATCATCATAAGCGATAACCAGGATGACACTTCTTCCAGTGACACTGCCTTGAATCAGGCAGTTTCTAGCATTTCCGGAAACAAGATACCTACCATCTATCTTTCCTCTCCAGCTAAGTCCTTTGGAGGCCCTGGCACACCAAAGGCCAACTTGGATGAGGTGGCACAGGCAGTTAGTGGCTTACAAAGCTCTGAGGCACATGCCAGTCCTCTCAGCAGTAAGGCTGGGGCTGTAGTCGCATCCCCATTAATAGGGACATCACAGGCCCAGCAAAACTACATCATTCAACTACCCCTGGACACCACTAACCCTGCCCTCCAAGGAGCCACTGCCAGCTATTTCCTTGTGACTGAACCCCCGACTACAGATGCTCAAACCAGGCAGGTGCTACTGTCTGCTGGTGTCTCAAAGGGACAGCCTTTGCTCACCAATCAGTATGGGGTGACTACACCAACCCGCCCTCAAAGCTACTCCAGTG GGCCAGCACTCATTTTACCATCGCCTGTTAAGCCCATGatgcttcctgtttctgttaTGGGGCAAAATACTCTGGGGAATGTCCAGATGGTGTCCAATCAG cttgttgccaTACCAAACCCAGTACCGGTACAGCAGTCAGAAACTTTCAAGTCCAAATCTCCCACAGTGGCAATCAAACGGTCTACAACTGCTG GCACTGAGCAACATCTGGTTGGTAAGTTGGTTCAACCTGTGTCAGCTGAAAACACAAGCCAGCAGGATGCAGCAAAGGTTCCTAGACATAGAAGAATTTTATGTTTTGACTCTTCTGCAGAAGTTAAACCACAAACTGCTAAAACAATCAGAACCACTAAACCTCTGGCTACAGACACATCTACATCGCAATCTgtccagcagactgagaaagaTAATACACAGTTGATCACTCAAACAAAGCCTACTATCTTGGGTGGCAACAAGCCCAAGAGGAGGGTACAGCCTGTCAGATGCTCAGCAGGTCCCCAGACTGGAGGAGTCTTGGTGAGGGAGGCAGAGAAGTCCATGCCTCCACAACAGCACCAGAAAGATCCTATTACAAAGGACTCTCGCAAACAGGATCATAGCATCCATAACCAAGAGTCTCAAAGTGCAAGTACCAGCAGCGTTAATGCCTCACAGCCTGAGACTTTGAAAAAGTCAGAATCAGGAAGGCGATCACAATCTGTTGACAGGAAACAAAATCATGATAAGGATGGTGATGGAGCAAAAGCTAAGGATTCTCATAGTTCTAGATCGTTGTCCCCTGATTCTGCACTGAAATCAGGAACtagaaaggagaaagaggagagcagCAGGAAAGAAGTTGCAGAAAAAGCTCCTGCCAAATCACGTGAGGGGCGTACAGAAAAGAGGACTCCCTCTCAGGAGGTGCCAAATGTGACCGCTAACAAGGAGAATGAAATGAAGGGTAGCATGcaagagcagcaacagcagtcaACACCTTCATCTTCAGCAACAAGAGACTTTAGCCCTCCAGCTGTCACCCAGCCTACATCTAATCCTCATTCTAAAGCTACAAAAGCCCCCTCAAAGACCAGCTCTCTGGCTAAACAGGCAGCTGAGATGCTGCAGGACATCCAGGGGCTCAGCTCTCCTTCCACCCCAGTCAAGAGGCCTGGAGCAGGCAGTTCAGACCTTAGTCTTCCCTGGACCCCTGGGACTGGCCGTAACCAGGAGGAGTCAGCTGACTGTCCCAGGACTCCTTCCCGACAGAAGAAGGGTAAAGATGGAGAGGGGACTCCTAAGCATCTAATGCCTCCCACCACCCCAGATGTCCCCTCCTGCAGCCCAGCCAGTGAGGCTGGCAGTGAAAACAGCATCAACATGGCTGCTCACACACTCATGATTCTTTCACGTGCTGCCATCGCCAGGACAGGCACTCCACTCAAGGACAGTTTGCGTCAGGAGGGAGTAGGAGAAAAGTCGCCCACAAGCTCAAAGAACTCGAAGAAACGTAAACAGTCTTCTCCCACAACCAGTCCACCAGCAAAGAAAGACCGG GAAAGGAAGAAACTTGTTGATTGCTTTCCCCATGACTTGGACGTGGATAAGTTCTTGTCTTCACTTCACTATGATGAGTGA
- the vmp1 gene encoding vacuole membrane protein 1, translating into MAANGASCEQPQKRAGVKDKQNGKSTDSSLRERRQKDKEDRLSLVVWRRPVTTLHYFLLETLIKLKEWTFKLWQRRGTVFLVLVLCSLFSIAYSTEGAHQQYVEYLEKKFLWCAYWVGLGILSSVGLGTGLHTFLLYLGPHIASVTLAAYECSSTDFPEPPYPDQLVCPQGGGVEGSISLFSIMSKVRLEACMWGAGTAIGELPPYFMARAARQSGADPEDEDYEEFEEMLEQAEDAQDFVTRAKLGVQHMVQKVGFFGILACASIPNPLFDLAGITCGHFMVPFWTFFGATLIGKAIIKMHIQKLFVIITFSKHIVEQMVSLIGSVPKVGPSLQKPFSQYLEAQRNKLHHAGGSAPADENWLSWVFEKVVLVMVCYFVISIVNSMAQSYAKRLQQQRHSEEKTK; encoded by the exons ATGGCAGCCAATGGAGCAAGCTGTGAACAGCCTCAGAAACGTGCAGGAGTTAAAGACAAACAGAATGGCAAGTCTACAG ACTCCTCACTAAGAGAGCGGCGACAGAAAGATAAGGAGGATCGCCTGTCTCTGGTGGTATGGAGGAGGCCTGTGACCACACTACATTATTTTCTGCTGGAAACCCTCATCAAGCTAAAGGAGTGGACGTTTAA GCTTTGGCAACGACGAGGCACAGTGTTCTTAGTTTTGGTGTTATGTTCTCTGTTCTCCATCGCCTACTCCACTGAGGGAGCACACCAACAA TATGTTGAGTACTTGGAGAAGAAGTTCCTATGGTGTGCCTACTGGGTAGGCCTTGGGATCCTGTCCTCAGTAGGCCTTGGGACCGGCCtgcacaccttcctcctctatCTG GGACCTCACATAGCATCAGTAACCTTGGCAGCATACGAGTGCAGCTCCACAGACTTCCCAGAGCCTCCGTACCCTGACCAGCTTGTCTGTCCCCAAggtggaggggtggagggaAGCATCTCCCTCTTCTCAATCATGTCAAAGGTTCGCCTGGAGGCCTGCATGTGG GGGGCAGGCACTGCCATCGGAGAGCTGCCTCCCTATTTCATGGCCAGAGCGGCTCGTCAGTCAGGAGCTGATCCAGAGGATGAAGACTATGAGGAGTTTGAGGAGATGCTGGAGCAGGCAGAGGATGCTCAG GATTTTGTCACAAGAGCAAAACTGGGAGTCCAGCATATGGTGCAGAAAGTGGGATTTTTTGGGATCTTGGCTTGTGCCTCt atccCTAATCCTCTCTTCGACCTGGCTGGAATAACTTGCGGTCACTTTATGGTTCCCTTCTGGACCTTCTTTGGAGCAACTCTAATTGGGAAAGCCATCATCAAGATGCATATACAG AAACTATTTGTTATCATTACCTTCAGCAAGCATATAGTGGAGCAAATGGTGTCACTCATcgg GTCTGTGCCCAAAGTAGGACCATCACTCCAGAAGCCCTTCAGTCAGTACCTGGAAGCACAGAGGAACAAGCTGCACCATGCTGGAGGAAGTGCACCAGCG GATGAGAACTGGCTGTCGTGGGTGTTTGAGAAGGTAGTGCTGGTCATGGTCTGCTACTTTGTCATTTCCATCGTCAACTCCATGGCTCAGAGTTACGCCAAGcgcctgcagcagcagaggcacTCGGAGGAGAAAACCAAGTGA